A stretch of the Sulfurospirillum sp. UCH001 genome encodes the following:
- a CDS encoding NAD(P)-binding domain-containing protein, giving the protein MQQIYDLVIIGGGPGGIGAAVEAKVLGIKHIMMIEKGDNHSQTIRKFYKDNKRVDKNYKGQEIELRGTIDFRDGTKESTLNYFDSLLDSGEIDSAFNSEVESITQEGDEFHIVTTKAGYRAKNVVVAIGTMGKPNKPDYTLPISLKERINFNLDKCSQGEKLLIVGGGNSAVEYAIELSKTNNVTLNYRRDTFSRLNEINLKMIHEYNGQEKLRLRLGMDIVSIENENGLVKVNFTDGYYTVYDRVVYAIGGTTPVDFLKKCGITFDSEGKPEFDEHFETKTKGLYLAGDIAVKSGGSIAIALNHAYEIVTHILNAK; this is encoded by the coding sequence ATGCAGCAGATTTACGATTTAGTCATTATCGGCGGGGGACCTGGTGGTATTGGTGCAGCAGTTGAAGCTAAAGTTCTTGGTATTAAGCATATTATGATGATTGAGAAGGGTGACAACCACTCACAAACCATCCGTAAATTTTATAAAGATAACAAAAGAGTTGATAAAAACTACAAAGGTCAAGAAATTGAATTAAGAGGTACAATTGACTTTCGTGATGGAACAAAAGAGAGTACACTCAATTATTTTGATTCACTCTTAGATTCAGGTGAAATTGACTCAGCATTTAACAGCGAAGTTGAAAGTATCACACAAGAGGGCGATGAATTTCATATCGTTACAACCAAAGCAGGCTATAGAGCTAAAAACGTTGTTGTAGCTATTGGTACGATGGGTAAACCAAATAAGCCTGATTATACCTTACCGATTTCACTTAAAGAGCGTATCAATTTTAACCTCGACAAATGTTCACAAGGAGAAAAACTTCTCATTGTCGGTGGAGGAAATTCAGCAGTAGAGTATGCTATTGAGCTTTCCAAAACAAATAATGTTACACTGAATTATCGCCGCGATACCTTTAGCAGACTCAATGAAATCAATCTAAAAATGATTCACGAATACAATGGTCAAGAAAAATTACGTTTACGCCTTGGTATGGACATAGTCTCCATTGAAAATGAAAATGGTTTGGTAAAAGTCAACTTTACTGACGGTTATTACACCGTTTATGACCGAGTTGTGTATGCTATTGGTGGAACAACGCCTGTTGACTTCCTCAAAAAATGTGGTATTACATTTGATAGTGAAGGGAAACCAGAGTTTGATGAGCATTTTGAAACAAAAACCAAAGGGCTCTACCTTGCAGGTGACATTGCAGTTAAAAGTGGTGGAAGTATCGCTATTGCACTTAATCACGCATATGAAATTGTAACACATATCTTAAACGCAAAATAA
- a CDS encoding glutamate-5-semialdehyde dehydrogenase — translation MQTFLKHAKSASRIIATLDPKTKNDVLADMAGTLESQSERIIFENQKDLDNAKKNNLSSAMVDRLLLNSKRIAEMAKAIREIASLKEPVGRVLEGWVVPSGIKIEKVTIPIGVIGIIYESRPNVTSDTAALCFKSGNACVLKGGKEAFHSNAIIASLLQEVLEKHHLPKEIISLLPDASREGVAKLIKMDKYVDLIIPRGGEALIRFVSENATVPVVKHDKGVCHTYVDKDANLEKAIEIVLNAKCQRPSACNSLETLLVHEAIAKDFLPRMKEALLLTGAQIKGCEKTHELLNVPLAEDKDYHTEHLCNALNIKIVENMDEAITHIAEYGSSHSEAILSENYTLVERFLNEVDAACVYANASTRFTDGGEFGFGAEVGISTNKLHARGPMGINDLTTYKFKVYGKGQIRE, via the coding sequence GTGCAAACTTTCTTAAAACATGCCAAATCTGCCAGTCGTATTATCGCGACACTTGATCCGAAAACAAAAAATGATGTTTTAGCAGACATGGCAGGTACTTTGGAATCACAAAGCGAGCGTATAATTTTTGAAAACCAAAAAGATTTAGACAATGCGAAAAAAAACAACTTAAGCTCGGCTATGGTGGATAGACTTTTACTCAATTCCAAGCGCATTGCAGAGATGGCAAAAGCAATTCGTGAGATTGCGAGCTTGAAAGAACCTGTTGGAAGAGTTTTAGAGGGATGGGTTGTTCCTAGCGGTATTAAGATTGAAAAAGTAACTATTCCTATTGGAGTTATTGGCATTATTTATGAAAGTCGTCCTAATGTTACCAGTGATACTGCTGCACTTTGCTTCAAAAGTGGCAATGCATGTGTTCTTAAAGGCGGAAAAGAGGCATTTCATAGCAATGCTATCATCGCTTCACTGTTACAAGAGGTCTTAGAAAAACATCATTTGCCAAAAGAAATTATCTCACTTTTACCAGATGCAAGTCGTGAAGGTGTTGCAAAGCTCATTAAAATGGACAAATATGTAGATCTTATCATCCCACGTGGAGGAGAAGCACTCATTCGTTTTGTGAGTGAAAATGCCACCGTTCCTGTAGTCAAACACGATAAAGGTGTGTGTCATACGTATGTCGATAAAGATGCTAACTTGGAAAAAGCTATTGAGATTGTCTTAAACGCAAAATGCCAACGTCCAAGTGCGTGTAATTCACTTGAGACCCTTTTAGTCCATGAAGCCATTGCAAAAGATTTTTTACCACGTATGAAAGAGGCTCTTTTACTTACAGGTGCTCAGATAAAAGGGTGCGAAAAAACACATGAACTTTTGAATGTACCACTTGCAGAAGATAAAGATTATCATACAGAGCATCTATGTAATGCCCTAAATATCAAAATTGTAGAAAACATGGATGAAGCGATTACACATATCGCTGAGTATGGTTCTTCTCATTCTGAAGCAATTTTAAGTGAAAACTATACATTAGTTGAACGATTTTTGAATGAAGTCGATGCTGCGTGTGTGTATGCCAATGCTTCGACACGCTTTACCGATGGTGGTGAGTTTGGCTTTGGTGCAGAAGTAGGCATCAGTACAAACAAACTTCATGCACGTGGACCTATGGGTATTAATGATTTAACGACCTACAAGTTCAAAGTTTACGGTAAAGGGCAAATTCGCGAATGA
- a CDS encoding ATP-binding cassette domain-containing protein, whose amino-acid sequence MNKEVLRVENLTFGYKNSKLLYNNFSLHVNVGEVVAILGASGSGKSTLFELITGNLKPKSGTIGAMKLSQIFQDPYTSFHPTYTIINQISDVAHLEGLHQLCHALDLDPDVLAQKPHQLSGGQLQRCSILRALLMKPDLILADEPTSALDNITGLHVMQLLMQFLDRVGILLITHDKHLASWCSDRMIELKS is encoded by the coding sequence ATGAATAAAGAGGTTTTACGTGTAGAAAACCTTACCTTTGGATATAAAAATTCAAAGCTTTTATATAACAATTTTTCTTTGCATGTTAATGTGGGAGAAGTTGTTGCTATTTTAGGAGCGAGCGGTAGTGGTAAAAGCACGCTTTTTGAGCTGATAACAGGTAATCTCAAACCTAAAAGTGGCACTATTGGGGCGATGAAACTCTCGCAGATTTTTCAAGACCCCTATACATCGTTTCATCCAACTTACACCATCATCAATCAAATCAGTGATGTAGCACACTTAGAAGGCCTTCATCAACTCTGCCACGCACTCGATCTTGATCCCGATGTTTTGGCTCAAAAACCCCATCAACTCAGTGGTGGGCAACTTCAAAGATGCTCAATTTTAAGAGCACTTTTGATGAAACCAGATCTTATCTTAGCAGATGAGCCGACTTCTGCTCTTGATAACATCACAGGACTTCACGTAATGCAGCTGTTGATGCAATTTTTAGACAGAGTGGGTATATTGCTTATTACACATGACAAACATTTAGCTTCATGGTGTAGTGATCGCATGATCGAATTAAAATCTTAG